The following proteins come from a genomic window of Salvia hispanica cultivar TCC Black 2014 chromosome 4, UniMelb_Shisp_WGS_1.0, whole genome shotgun sequence:
- the LOC125217684 gene encoding uncharacterized protein LOC125217684 isoform X3 has translation MDLEETFLENGLNQGAKNKISVVGLGTLNIAEYASKTKEELCVVKIPLIVSNIAVDHHPSLFVSLDLLELQGAHQSAELVPELHVPPVSAPGEASSMDKDEEVSALKSALRKVKFITEYVSTRRPRKTGHEEEGSERRYFSKSEDDEYAYPCELDSTDEFEEGECDEGKKDCAVRKSFSYGTLAYANHAGVSCYSGATSYDAEDWVYYSHRRGSDAGCPPVEDSISSAPELSLIQNSKRSILPWRKRKLSFRSPKAKGEPLLKKANGEEGGDDIDFDRRQLSSDESLSPKWQRTDKDPNANRSSLSEFGDDNFAVGVWEQREVTSRDGHMKIQTQVFFASIDQRSERAAGESACTVLVAVIADWLQKNRSLMPIKSQFDSLIRYGSLEWRNLCENEIYKERFPDKHFDLETVLHTKILDLCIVPSSSFVGFFHPDCIEGEHFDFLHGAMSFDVIWDEISRPESSTSGEAPIFIVSWNDHFFVLKVETDAYYIIDTLGERLHEGCNQAYILKFDRNTTIYNLKNGDESREAKSAGEQCASAASVEPVDSNVQEAKLKEESEEKEKDEEVLFHGKESCKEYIKNFLVAIPIRELEADVKKGLSMSTPLHHRLQIEFHYTRLEQQPAFVSQATEVDVSIPEVEA, from the exons ATGGATCTTGAAGAAACCTTTCTGGAAAAT GGGTTGAACCAAGGTGCAAAGAACAAGATTTCAGTTGTAGGTTTGGGAACATTAAACATTGCTGAATATGCTTCAAAGACTAAGGAGGAACTTTGTGTAGTCAAAATTCCTTTAATCGTGTCCAACATCGCGGTCGATCACCATCCCTCTCTCTTC GTATCTCTCGACTTGCTAGAACTTCAAGGTGCACATCAATCAGCCGAGTTGGTCCCTGAGTTGCATGTTCCGCCCGTTTCAGCACCCGGAGAAGCTTCTTCTATGGATAAAGACGAGGAGGTATCTGCACTTAAATCTGCTCTCAGGAAGGTCAAATTCATTACTGAATATGTGTCAACTCGGAGGCCTAGAAAGACCGGCCATGAAGAGGAGGGTAGTGAACGCAGGTACTTCTCTAAGAGTGAGGACGACGAATATGCTTACCCTTGTGAATTGGACTCAACTGATGAATTTGAGGAAGGAGAATGTGATGAAGGCAAAAAGGACTGTGCTGTTAGGAAGTCATTTAGCTACGGAACACTGGCTTATGCTAATCATGCTGGTGTGTCATGTTATTCTGGTGCTACCAGCTATGATGCTGAAGATTGGGTTTACTACAGTCACCGCCGGGGATCAGATGCTGGCTGCCCTCCTGTAGAGGACTCGATTTCTTCAGCTCCGGAGCTATCACTGATACAAAACTCCAAACGTAGTATTTTGCCTTGGAGGAAGAGGAAGCTGAGTTTCCGATCTCCTAAAGCCAAAGGCGAACCATTACTTAAAAAGGCTAATGGTGAAGAAGGTGGAGATGATATAGATTTTGACCGCAGGCAGCTTAGTTCGGATgaatctctctctccaaag TGGCAAAGAACAGACAAGGATCCAAATGCAAATCGATCATCGTTGTCTGAGTTTGGCGATGATAATTTTGCTGTTGGAGTCTGGGAGCAGAGAGAAGTAACAAGCAGGGATGGACACATGAAGATTCAGACGCAAGTCTTTTTTGCTTCGATTGATCAGCGTAGTGAGCGTGCTGCGGGAGAAAGTGCTTGTACGGTTCTTGTTGCTGTTATTGCTGATTGGTTGCAGAAGAACCGCAGCCTCATGCCCATCAAGTCGCAGTTTGATAGTTTGATCAGATATGGATCCTTGGAATGGAGAAATCTTTGTGAGAATGAAATTTACAAGGAGCGTTTTCCCGACAAACACTTCGACTTAGAGACAGTCCTCCATACGAAAATCCTTGATCTTTGCATCGTTCCCAGCAGTTCCTTTGTTGGGTTTTTCCATCCTGATTGTATAGAAGGGgaacattttgattttctgCATGGTGCCATGTCCTTCGATGTTATTTGGGACGAGATCAGCAGGCCAGAGAGTTCCACCAGTGGTGAAGCTCCGATTTTCATAGTCAGCTGGAACGATCACTTTTTCGTCCTCAAGGTCGAGACAGATGCTTACTACATCATCGACACTTTAGGGGAGCGTCTGCACGAAGGATGCAATCAAGCTTACATACTGAAATTCGACAGGAACACGACTATCTATAACCTGAAAAATGGTGATGAATCACGAGAAGCAAAATCTGCTGGCGAGCAATGTGCTTCTGCTGCGTCAGTTGAGCCCGTTGACTCAAACGTGCAGGAAGCTAAGTTGAAGGAAGAGTcggaggagaaggagaaggatgAAGAGGTTCTCTTTCACGGTAAGGAGTCGTGCAAAGAGTACATAAAAAACTTCTTGGTTGCAATCCCAATCAGAGAACTGGAAGCAGATGTGAAGAAAGGTTTGTCAATGTCGACTCCCCTTCATCACCGGCTGCAGATAGAGTTTCACTACACGCGATTGGAGCAGCAACCAGCGTTTGTTTCTCAGGCAACGGAGGTTGATGTATCTATACCTGAAGTTGAGGCCTGA
- the LOC125217684 gene encoding uncharacterized protein LOC125217684 isoform X2, which yields MVVKMMKWRPWPPLICRKFEVRLTVHKLEGCDWVCEGADKDNVGFAVEIRWKGPKISLGSFRRTVKRNCTREESVKRVADPNDAVLLEWDEEFCNVCNFSGYKDNVFHPWEINFAVLQVTEVSLDLLELQGAHQSAELVPELHVPPVSAPGEASSMDKDEEVSALKSALRKVKFITEYVSTRRPRKTGHEEEGSERRYFSKSEDDEYAYPCELDSTDEFEEGECDEGKKDCAVRKSFSYGTLAYANHAGVSCYSGATSYDAEDWVYYSHRRGSDAGCPPVEDSISSAPELSLIQNSKRSILPWRKRKLSFRSPKAKGEPLLKKANGEEGGDDIDFDRRQLSSDESLSPKWQRTDKDPNANRSSLSEFGDDNFAVGVWEQREVTSRDGHMKIQTQVFFASIDQRSERAAGESACTVLVAVIADWLQKNRSLMPIKSQFDSLIRYGSLEWRNLCENEIYKERFPDKHFDLETVLHTKILDLCIVPSSSFVGFFHPDCIEGEHFDFLHGAMSFDVIWDEISRPESSTSGEAPIFIVSWNDHFFVLKVETDAYYIIDTLGERLHEGCNQAYILKFDRNTTIYNLKNGDESREAKSAGEQCASAASVEPVDSNVQEAKLKEESEEKEKDEEVLFHGKESCKEYIKNFLVAIPIRELEADVKKGLSMSTPLHHRLQIEFHYTRLEQQPAFVSQATEVDVSIPEVEA from the exons ATGGTGGTGAAGATGATGAAATGGAGGCCATGGCCCCCTCTGATTTGCAGGAAATTTGAGGTGAGGCTCACTGTGCACAAGCTGGAGGGCTGTGATTGGGTGTGCGAGGGTGCAGACAAAGATAATGTTGGTTTCGCGGTGGAGATCAGGTGGAAGGGCCCCAAGATATCGCTGGGCTCATTCAGGAGAACTGTGAAGAGGAACTGTACAAGGGAAGAGTCGGTTAAGAGGGTTGCTGACCCAAACGACGCCGTTTTGTTGGAGTGGGATGAGGAATTTTGTAACGTCTGTAATTTTTCTGGTTACAAGGACAATGTGTTTCATCCTTGGGAGATCAATTTTGCTGTCTTGCAAGTCACTGAG GTATCTCTCGACTTGCTAGAACTTCAAGGTGCACATCAATCAGCCGAGTTGGTCCCTGAGTTGCATGTTCCGCCCGTTTCAGCACCCGGAGAAGCTTCTTCTATGGATAAAGACGAGGAGGTATCTGCACTTAAATCTGCTCTCAGGAAGGTCAAATTCATTACTGAATATGTGTCAACTCGGAGGCCTAGAAAGACCGGCCATGAAGAGGAGGGTAGTGAACGCAGGTACTTCTCTAAGAGTGAGGACGACGAATATGCTTACCCTTGTGAATTGGACTCAACTGATGAATTTGAGGAAGGAGAATGTGATGAAGGCAAAAAGGACTGTGCTGTTAGGAAGTCATTTAGCTACGGAACACTGGCTTATGCTAATCATGCTGGTGTGTCATGTTATTCTGGTGCTACCAGCTATGATGCTGAAGATTGGGTTTACTACAGTCACCGCCGGGGATCAGATGCTGGCTGCCCTCCTGTAGAGGACTCGATTTCTTCAGCTCCGGAGCTATCACTGATACAAAACTCCAAACGTAGTATTTTGCCTTGGAGGAAGAGGAAGCTGAGTTTCCGATCTCCTAAAGCCAAAGGCGAACCATTACTTAAAAAGGCTAATGGTGAAGAAGGTGGAGATGATATAGATTTTGACCGCAGGCAGCTTAGTTCGGATgaatctctctctccaaag TGGCAAAGAACAGACAAGGATCCAAATGCAAATCGATCATCGTTGTCTGAGTTTGGCGATGATAATTTTGCTGTTGGAGTCTGGGAGCAGAGAGAAGTAACAAGCAGGGATGGACACATGAAGATTCAGACGCAAGTCTTTTTTGCTTCGATTGATCAGCGTAGTGAGCGTGCTGCGGGAGAAAGTGCTTGTACGGTTCTTGTTGCTGTTATTGCTGATTGGTTGCAGAAGAACCGCAGCCTCATGCCCATCAAGTCGCAGTTTGATAGTTTGATCAGATATGGATCCTTGGAATGGAGAAATCTTTGTGAGAATGAAATTTACAAGGAGCGTTTTCCCGACAAACACTTCGACTTAGAGACAGTCCTCCATACGAAAATCCTTGATCTTTGCATCGTTCCCAGCAGTTCCTTTGTTGGGTTTTTCCATCCTGATTGTATAGAAGGGgaacattttgattttctgCATGGTGCCATGTCCTTCGATGTTATTTGGGACGAGATCAGCAGGCCAGAGAGTTCCACCAGTGGTGAAGCTCCGATTTTCATAGTCAGCTGGAACGATCACTTTTTCGTCCTCAAGGTCGAGACAGATGCTTACTACATCATCGACACTTTAGGGGAGCGTCTGCACGAAGGATGCAATCAAGCTTACATACTGAAATTCGACAGGAACACGACTATCTATAACCTGAAAAATGGTGATGAATCACGAGAAGCAAAATCTGCTGGCGAGCAATGTGCTTCTGCTGCGTCAGTTGAGCCCGTTGACTCAAACGTGCAGGAAGCTAAGTTGAAGGAAGAGTcggaggagaaggagaaggatgAAGAGGTTCTCTTTCACGGTAAGGAGTCGTGCAAAGAGTACATAAAAAACTTCTTGGTTGCAATCCCAATCAGAGAACTGGAAGCAGATGTGAAGAAAGGTTTGTCAATGTCGACTCCCCTTCATCACCGGCTGCAGATAGAGTTTCACTACACGCGATTGGAGCAGCAACCAGCGTTTGTTTCTCAGGCAACGGAGGTTGATGTATCTATACCTGAAGTTGAGGCCTGA
- the LOC125217684 gene encoding uncharacterized protein LOC125217684 isoform X1, whose translation MVVKMMKWRPWPPLICRKFEVRLTVHKLEGCDWVCEGADKDNVGFAVEIRWKGPKISLGSFRRTVKRNCTREESVKRVADPNDAVLLEWDEEFCNVCNFSGYKDNVFHPWEINFAVLQVTEGLNQGAKNKISVVGLGTLNIAEYASKTKEELCVVKIPLIVSNIAVDHHPSLFVSLDLLELQGAHQSAELVPELHVPPVSAPGEASSMDKDEEVSALKSALRKVKFITEYVSTRRPRKTGHEEEGSERRYFSKSEDDEYAYPCELDSTDEFEEGECDEGKKDCAVRKSFSYGTLAYANHAGVSCYSGATSYDAEDWVYYSHRRGSDAGCPPVEDSISSAPELSLIQNSKRSILPWRKRKLSFRSPKAKGEPLLKKANGEEGGDDIDFDRRQLSSDESLSPKWQRTDKDPNANRSSLSEFGDDNFAVGVWEQREVTSRDGHMKIQTQVFFASIDQRSERAAGESACTVLVAVIADWLQKNRSLMPIKSQFDSLIRYGSLEWRNLCENEIYKERFPDKHFDLETVLHTKILDLCIVPSSSFVGFFHPDCIEGEHFDFLHGAMSFDVIWDEISRPESSTSGEAPIFIVSWNDHFFVLKVETDAYYIIDTLGERLHEGCNQAYILKFDRNTTIYNLKNGDESREAKSAGEQCASAASVEPVDSNVQEAKLKEESEEKEKDEEVLFHGKESCKEYIKNFLVAIPIRELEADVKKGLSMSTPLHHRLQIEFHYTRLEQQPAFVSQATEVDVSIPEVEA comes from the exons ATGGTGGTGAAGATGATGAAATGGAGGCCATGGCCCCCTCTGATTTGCAGGAAATTTGAGGTGAGGCTCACTGTGCACAAGCTGGAGGGCTGTGATTGGGTGTGCGAGGGTGCAGACAAAGATAATGTTGGTTTCGCGGTGGAGATCAGGTGGAAGGGCCCCAAGATATCGCTGGGCTCATTCAGGAGAACTGTGAAGAGGAACTGTACAAGGGAAGAGTCGGTTAAGAGGGTTGCTGACCCAAACGACGCCGTTTTGTTGGAGTGGGATGAGGAATTTTGTAACGTCTGTAATTTTTCTGGTTACAAGGACAATGTGTTTCATCCTTGGGAGATCAATTTTGCTGTCTTGCAAGTCACTGAG GGGTTGAACCAAGGTGCAAAGAACAAGATTTCAGTTGTAGGTTTGGGAACATTAAACATTGCTGAATATGCTTCAAAGACTAAGGAGGAACTTTGTGTAGTCAAAATTCCTTTAATCGTGTCCAACATCGCGGTCGATCACCATCCCTCTCTCTTC GTATCTCTCGACTTGCTAGAACTTCAAGGTGCACATCAATCAGCCGAGTTGGTCCCTGAGTTGCATGTTCCGCCCGTTTCAGCACCCGGAGAAGCTTCTTCTATGGATAAAGACGAGGAGGTATCTGCACTTAAATCTGCTCTCAGGAAGGTCAAATTCATTACTGAATATGTGTCAACTCGGAGGCCTAGAAAGACCGGCCATGAAGAGGAGGGTAGTGAACGCAGGTACTTCTCTAAGAGTGAGGACGACGAATATGCTTACCCTTGTGAATTGGACTCAACTGATGAATTTGAGGAAGGAGAATGTGATGAAGGCAAAAAGGACTGTGCTGTTAGGAAGTCATTTAGCTACGGAACACTGGCTTATGCTAATCATGCTGGTGTGTCATGTTATTCTGGTGCTACCAGCTATGATGCTGAAGATTGGGTTTACTACAGTCACCGCCGGGGATCAGATGCTGGCTGCCCTCCTGTAGAGGACTCGATTTCTTCAGCTCCGGAGCTATCACTGATACAAAACTCCAAACGTAGTATTTTGCCTTGGAGGAAGAGGAAGCTGAGTTTCCGATCTCCTAAAGCCAAAGGCGAACCATTACTTAAAAAGGCTAATGGTGAAGAAGGTGGAGATGATATAGATTTTGACCGCAGGCAGCTTAGTTCGGATgaatctctctctccaaag TGGCAAAGAACAGACAAGGATCCAAATGCAAATCGATCATCGTTGTCTGAGTTTGGCGATGATAATTTTGCTGTTGGAGTCTGGGAGCAGAGAGAAGTAACAAGCAGGGATGGACACATGAAGATTCAGACGCAAGTCTTTTTTGCTTCGATTGATCAGCGTAGTGAGCGTGCTGCGGGAGAAAGTGCTTGTACGGTTCTTGTTGCTGTTATTGCTGATTGGTTGCAGAAGAACCGCAGCCTCATGCCCATCAAGTCGCAGTTTGATAGTTTGATCAGATATGGATCCTTGGAATGGAGAAATCTTTGTGAGAATGAAATTTACAAGGAGCGTTTTCCCGACAAACACTTCGACTTAGAGACAGTCCTCCATACGAAAATCCTTGATCTTTGCATCGTTCCCAGCAGTTCCTTTGTTGGGTTTTTCCATCCTGATTGTATAGAAGGGgaacattttgattttctgCATGGTGCCATGTCCTTCGATGTTATTTGGGACGAGATCAGCAGGCCAGAGAGTTCCACCAGTGGTGAAGCTCCGATTTTCATAGTCAGCTGGAACGATCACTTTTTCGTCCTCAAGGTCGAGACAGATGCTTACTACATCATCGACACTTTAGGGGAGCGTCTGCACGAAGGATGCAATCAAGCTTACATACTGAAATTCGACAGGAACACGACTATCTATAACCTGAAAAATGGTGATGAATCACGAGAAGCAAAATCTGCTGGCGAGCAATGTGCTTCTGCTGCGTCAGTTGAGCCCGTTGACTCAAACGTGCAGGAAGCTAAGTTGAAGGAAGAGTcggaggagaaggagaaggatgAAGAGGTTCTCTTTCACGGTAAGGAGTCGTGCAAAGAGTACATAAAAAACTTCTTGGTTGCAATCCCAATCAGAGAACTGGAAGCAGATGTGAAGAAAGGTTTGTCAATGTCGACTCCCCTTCATCACCGGCTGCAGATAGAGTTTCACTACACGCGATTGGAGCAGCAACCAGCGTTTGTTTCTCAGGCAACGGAGGTTGATGTATCTATACCTGAAGTTGAGGCCTGA